Proteins encoded in a region of the Novibacillus thermophilus genome:
- the modB gene encoding molybdate ABC transporter permease subunit, producing the protein MLSLQVASVSSLLVLIVGIFAAKVMSEWAFRGKVVVETALLLPLVLPPSVVGFTLLVIFGRQSPVGRVFEWLFHQPLVFTWWAAVGAAAVVAFPLMYQSVKGGLTSIDREVIDAARSDGASERQLFVYITLPLATKFIVSGWVLSFARALGEFGATLMVAGSIPGKTQTIATAIYVAVEANDMRLAALWVGATVVVSFLMLLFVQIYQR; encoded by the coding sequence ATGTTGTCACTGCAAGTGGCCTCAGTGTCGTCTTTGCTCGTCCTCATTGTCGGCATTTTCGCAGCTAAAGTGATGTCGGAATGGGCATTTCGCGGCAAAGTTGTGGTGGAAACAGCCCTGTTGCTTCCCCTCGTGTTGCCGCCTTCTGTCGTTGGATTTACTTTGTTAGTCATATTCGGGAGACAAAGTCCTGTCGGCCGGGTGTTCGAATGGCTGTTCCATCAGCCCCTCGTCTTTACTTGGTGGGCCGCGGTAGGGGCCGCTGCAGTCGTGGCATTTCCCCTCATGTACCAGTCGGTAAAAGGGGGCTTGACGTCCATTGACCGTGAGGTCATCGACGCCGCCCGTTCCGACGGGGCGAGTGAACGGCAACTGTTTGTCTACATCACGTTACCGCTTGCCACAAAGTTTATCGTTTCCGGGTGGGTGCTCAGCTTTGCCCGGGCCCTAGGCGAGTTTGGCGCCACGCTGATGGTGGCCGGCAGCATTCCTGGGAAAACCCAGACGATTGCAACAGCTATTTACGTGGCGGTGGAAGCGAACGACATGAGGTTGGCTGCTTTGTGGGTGGGTGCCACGGTCGTCGTGTCCTTCTTGATGCTCCTCTTTGTGCAAATTTACCAGAGGTGA
- the ndk gene encoding nucleoside-diphosphate kinase: MERTFVMVKPDGVQRGLVGDIVSRFERKGFKLVGGKFITISQELAEKHYGEHKDKPFFGELVDFITSGPVFAMVWEGENVISAVRTMMGATNPADAAPGTIRGDYGQTVAMNIVHGSDSKESAAREIKLFFAEDELISYDQTISKWIS, from the coding sequence GTGGAGAGAACGTTTGTAATGGTTAAACCTGACGGTGTGCAGCGTGGGCTCGTCGGAGACATCGTCTCGCGCTTTGAGCGCAAAGGATTTAAGCTGGTGGGCGGCAAGTTTATCACTATTTCACAGGAGCTGGCGGAGAAACACTACGGCGAACACAAGGACAAGCCGTTTTTTGGCGAACTGGTAGATTTTATCACGTCTGGGCCAGTATTTGCTATGGTGTGGGAAGGGGAGAACGTCATTTCCGCTGTCCGCACGATGATGGGAGCGACAAATCCGGCAGACGCAGCTCCGGGAACAATCCGCGGCGATTACGGACAGACGGTGGCGATGAACATTGTCCACGGGTCTGATTCCAAAGAAAGTGCCGCACGGGAGATCAAACTGTTCTTCGCTGAAGACGAGCTCATCTCGTACGATCAAACGATCAGCAAGTGGATCAGCTAA
- the mtrB gene encoding trp RNA-binding attenuation protein MtrB, whose protein sequence is MNPYHSGDFIIIRAQEDGVNVIGLTRGKDTRFHHSEKLDKGEVMIAQFTEHTSAIKVRGKALIKTAHGEVQSD, encoded by the coding sequence ATGAACCCATACCATTCTGGTGATTTTATCATTATTCGGGCGCAGGAAGACGGAGTAAACGTCATCGGGTTGACCCGAGGAAAAGACACGCGCTTTCACCACTCGGAAAAACTGGACAAGGGCGAAGTGATGATCGCCCAGTTTACCGAGCACACGTCTGCGATTAAAGTTCGGGGGAAGGCGTTGATCAAAACGGCCCACGGTGAAGTGCAATCTGATTAG
- a CDS encoding YbaN family protein: MKRQLKNSLLITFGSIAFVFGILGVFLPLVPTTPLLLLAAACYVRSSQKLYRWLIHNKWFGQYIENFRSGQGIPLRAKVSGIVLLWLTIGMSAVFVVPLHAVKIALVLMAAVVTWYILSFKTLKS, from the coding sequence ATGAAACGTCAACTAAAGAACAGTCTATTGATCACCTTCGGTTCTATCGCTTTCGTTTTTGGCATTTTAGGCGTATTTCTGCCTCTCGTTCCGACAACTCCGTTGTTGTTGCTGGCAGCCGCATGCTATGTCAGAAGTTCACAAAAACTGTACCGATGGCTGATCCACAATAAGTGGTTTGGGCAATACATCGAGAACTTCCGCTCCGGTCAAGGCATCCCTCTAAGGGCTAAAGTATCGGGAATTGTCCTTTTGTGGCTCACGATCGGGATGAGTGCCGTCTTTGTTGTCCCGCTCCATGCTGTAAAAATAGCACTTGTCCTCATGGCAGCGGTCGTCACGTGGTACATTCTATCTTTCAAAACGTTAAAAAGCTGA
- a CDS encoding YwiC-like family protein: MVLPKEHGTWMMFFLPYALGAVFSGPTLVHIPFLIGWFFLYLSATPWLSQLRNAKLRKQMRPWALTYTAIGLLFCVPVMLFYVELLWLGFIIMLLFCVNIVFVLRKQERHLLNDLCGIAIFSFGAPAAFVIGTDDLTSDAILLWAVVTFYFSGTAFYVKSLIRERKNTSFHKTSHIYHGLMLLVPWLFGLGTLALAFVPGTLKDWFTPRDKHIRPLTVGIIEICNAVVFFLLILWVSPF; the protein is encoded by the coding sequence ATGGTCTTGCCGAAAGAACACGGCACGTGGATGATGTTCTTTCTCCCGTATGCGCTTGGCGCCGTTTTCTCCGGGCCGACGCTCGTCCACATTCCATTCCTAATCGGGTGGTTTTTTTTGTACTTGTCCGCGACGCCGTGGCTGAGCCAATTGCGCAACGCTAAGCTGCGGAAACAGATGCGCCCTTGGGCGTTGACTTACACTGCGATCGGTTTACTCTTTTGTGTTCCTGTTATGCTGTTTTACGTTGAACTCTTATGGCTCGGGTTCATCATCATGCTTTTATTTTGCGTAAACATCGTTTTTGTACTTCGCAAGCAGGAACGCCACTTGTTGAACGACTTGTGCGGCATCGCCATTTTCTCATTCGGTGCCCCGGCCGCTTTTGTCATCGGCACGGACGATCTCACATCGGATGCGATACTGCTGTGGGCAGTCGTCACCTTTTATTTTTCCGGTACAGCCTTTTACGTCAAATCGCTCATCCGCGAACGCAAAAACACGTCTTTCCACAAAACATCGCACATCTACCACGGTCTGATGCTGCTCGTGCCGTGGCTGTTCGGGCTCGGGACGCTCGCACTGGCATTTGTTCCCGGCACCCTCAAAGACTGGTTCACACCGCGGGATAAACACATCCGACCCCTCACGGTCGGAATTATCGAAATATGTAACGCCGTCGTCTTTTTCCTCTTGATACTGTGGGTTTCCCCTTTCTGA
- the aroB gene encoding 3-dehydroquinate synthase, which yields METLYVELGERSYPIHIGPGLLRRLPLLLAECDIAPDHPLFIVTDEHVNQRYGSDVQQFLKDAGYKVGKSVVPPGDTSKSLHVLEHLVTDALHFGLDRNGVVLALGGGMIGDLAGFLSASYMRGVRFVQLPTTLLAHDSSVGGKVAVNHPLAKNVIGAFHQPVGVIYDTTTLATLPKRELTSGFAEVIKHGLIRDVTLLELLEEKRDQLVGLESPYIDRAILKGCRIKAEVVSRDEKEHGLRAVLNYGHTIGHAVEALADFGRLTHGESIAIGMVGEAMIGERLGTVKEDIVTPTKELLRAYGLPTTLPPYLAETDILARMYHDKKNRSGKLVMVLPTGWGQVDIFPNIPDDTVLDVLRQLKDE from the coding sequence ATGGAGACACTGTACGTCGAACTTGGAGAACGTTCGTACCCGATTCACATCGGTCCCGGTTTGCTCAGACGTCTTCCGTTGCTCCTCGCTGAATGCGACATTGCACCCGACCATCCGCTGTTCATCGTCACCGATGAACACGTCAATCAGCGATACGGCAGTGACGTGCAACAGTTTCTGAAAGATGCCGGATATAAAGTTGGAAAGTCCGTCGTCCCTCCCGGCGATACGTCCAAGTCGCTCCATGTACTGGAACACCTCGTGACAGACGCCCTTCACTTTGGCCTCGACCGCAACGGGGTCGTCCTGGCATTAGGCGGGGGGATGATCGGGGATTTGGCCGGTTTCCTCTCGGCCAGTTACATGCGCGGTGTTCGTTTTGTCCAGTTGCCGACGACCCTTCTCGCCCACGACAGCAGCGTAGGAGGGAAAGTGGCCGTCAATCACCCCCTGGCCAAAAACGTCATCGGCGCGTTCCACCAACCCGTCGGCGTCATTTACGATACGACGACATTGGCGACCCTTCCAAAAAGGGAACTCACATCTGGATTTGCAGAAGTCATTAAACACGGCCTTATTCGAGACGTTACACTGTTGGAGTTGCTTGAGGAGAAGCGCGACCAGTTGGTAGGGCTCGAGTCGCCGTACATTGACCGGGCCATTTTGAAAGGGTGCCGCATTAAAGCCGAAGTTGTGTCCCGCGACGAGAAAGAACACGGGCTGCGGGCAGTGTTAAACTACGGACACACGATTGGACATGCCGTTGAGGCACTGGCTGACTTCGGGCGATTGACTCACGGTGAATCGATTGCCATCGGGATGGTCGGCGAAGCGATGATCGGCGAGCGTCTCGGGACGGTGAAAGAAGATATTGTCACCCCGACGAAGGAGCTGCTTCGCGCCTACGGTTTGCCGACGACGCTTCCCCCTTATTTGGCGGAAACGGACATTTTGGCCCGCATGTACCACGACAAGAAAAACCGATCGGGCAAACTGGTCATGGTATTGCCGACCGGCTGGGGGCAAGTGGACATTTTCCCGAACATCCCAGATGATACCGTATTAGACGTACTAAGACAGTTGAAGGACGAATAG
- a CDS encoding heptaprenyl diphosphate synthase component 1 produces the protein MAFISKTYQQEFQTILRTVQDETSDPLVVNVIGKLPIPRLALALQYLYFKEQYTPFDAIRDYCISTVLIQMGLNVHNEVPSGSETPSSSVHDRYQQFQVLAGDLYSGRFYQILAYRGDTRIIRFLSDAVSVINQARTNLYDLFQNNELTVALYVQEMEKIGTALIKAWFQYERKHEGTKWESVVSNLLTAEKLLSDSNDTVPVHWQPSVVSQLKQRAMQLIAHSRSLVQEWSTLEIKRELEHLIDVSFPGTTQLGKTAEDY, from the coding sequence ATGGCATTTATAAGTAAAACGTACCAGCAGGAATTCCAAACAATACTTCGCACCGTCCAAGACGAGACAAGCGATCCATTAGTGGTGAACGTTATCGGAAAGCTGCCCATCCCACGCCTGGCGTTAGCCTTGCAATATTTATACTTTAAAGAGCAGTACACCCCGTTTGACGCCATACGGGATTACTGTATCAGCACTGTTCTCATACAAATGGGGTTAAACGTTCACAATGAAGTGCCTTCCGGCAGTGAAACGCCGTCTAGCTCCGTTCATGACAGGTATCAGCAGTTCCAAGTGTTGGCGGGTGATTTGTACAGCGGAAGATTTTATCAGATCTTGGCGTATCGTGGAGACACGCGCATCATACGGTTTTTGTCAGATGCCGTCAGCGTCATAAATCAGGCGAGAACAAACTTGTACGACTTGTTTCAAAACAATGAACTGACGGTTGCGCTGTACGTTCAGGAAATGGAAAAGATTGGCACAGCGCTCATAAAAGCGTGGTTTCAGTACGAAAGGAAGCACGAGGGAACGAAGTGGGAGAGCGTGGTATCCAATTTGCTGACCGCTGAGAAGCTGTTGTCCGATTCGAACGACACGGTACCTGTTCATTGGCAGCCAAGTGTGGTGTCCCAATTGAAACAGAGGGCCATGCAGTTGATTGCCCACTCCCGGTCATTAGTACAGGAATGGAGCACACTGGAGATAAAACGGGAATTGGAACACTTGATTGACGTGTCGTTTCCAGGCACTACTCAATTGGGGAAGACAGCGGAGGATTACTGA
- the modA gene encoding molybdate ABC transporter substrate-binding protein, with protein MIDHPDQEMEMRGFRWRAKHVAVLVIFTVLSSLTGCHRGALPETELTVSAAASLLDAVEDLKAAYEEETGVNVILNVGSSGALRRQIEQGAPVDVFVSASVQHVEELVEQGKIEGESVVPLLTNTLVLITPASATTRVKSFYDLTDDEVKRIAVAFPDSVPVGQYTRESLEHLNLWEVLYDKFVFAKDVRQVLSYVEGENAEAGFVYKSDVSISSKVKVAAEARSSWHQPIVYPAAVVASTDHKEEAEAFLNFLQSREAETVFKQYGFSLRKK; from the coding sequence ATGATTGATCATCCAGACCAGGAGATGGAGATGAGAGGCTTCAGGTGGAGAGCGAAACACGTCGCAGTGCTCGTGATTTTCACGGTTCTGTCCAGTCTCACTGGCTGTCACAGAGGGGCCCTGCCCGAAACAGAACTAACTGTTTCCGCGGCAGCCAGCTTACTGGACGCCGTGGAGGACTTAAAAGCGGCCTACGAGGAAGAAACGGGTGTCAATGTCATTCTTAATGTTGGATCTTCCGGAGCCTTGCGAAGACAGATTGAACAGGGAGCCCCTGTTGACGTATTTGTGTCCGCGTCGGTCCAGCATGTGGAAGAACTCGTGGAACAGGGCAAAATCGAGGGAGAGAGCGTCGTCCCTCTGCTGACCAATACCCTTGTCCTCATCACGCCGGCGAGTGCAACGACAAGGGTCAAGTCGTTTTATGACTTGACAGATGATGAAGTGAAACGCATTGCCGTCGCGTTTCCCGATTCGGTACCTGTCGGGCAGTACACCCGCGAATCACTGGAACATCTAAATCTGTGGGAGGTCCTATACGACAAGTTCGTCTTTGCCAAAGACGTGCGGCAAGTGCTGTCGTATGTGGAAGGGGAAAACGCCGAAGCGGGCTTTGTGTACAAAAGTGACGTCAGCATTTCATCGAAAGTGAAAGTCGCAGCGGAAGCCCGCTCTTCGTGGCATCAACCGATTGTTTACCCGGCAGCGGTCGTCGCCTCCACCGACCACAAGGAGGAAGCAGAAGCGTTTCTGAACTTTTTACAGTCGAGAGAAGCTGAAACGGTTTTTAAACAGTACGGCTTTTCATTACGGAAGAAGTGA
- the hepT gene encoding heptaprenyl diphosphate synthase component II, whose amino-acid sequence MQVVERELSAAIETDHPVLNEAAHHLLRAGGKRIRPIFVLLAGKFGDYSIDRLKYVAVPLELIHMATLVHDDVIDDAATRRGHPTVKSKWDNKIAMYTGDYILGRSLSIVSRLSDPEVHKLLSDAIVEMVKGEIEQIRDFFNWKQNLRRYLRRIKRKTALLIAVSCQLGGMVSGAPERHVRALYHFGYNAGMAFQITDDILDFTGTAKQLGKPAGSDLRQGNVTLPVLYALNREEETKKRQIHAFLQSEGEAVPIDDMVRLIRNSEGIRFAQALADTYLSKAIHALNELPLGKYRDSLKQIAHFIGERSY is encoded by the coding sequence ATGCAGGTCGTGGAGCGGGAGCTGTCGGCCGCCATCGAAACGGATCACCCTGTGCTCAACGAAGCGGCGCATCATCTTTTGCGTGCCGGGGGCAAGCGCATTCGCCCGATTTTCGTCCTGCTGGCGGGAAAATTTGGCGATTACTCCATTGATCGCTTAAAATACGTCGCCGTTCCACTGGAACTGATTCACATGGCGACGCTCGTCCATGACGACGTGATTGACGACGCTGCTACGCGGCGCGGTCACCCGACGGTGAAATCGAAGTGGGACAACAAAATCGCCATGTACACCGGCGATTACATTCTCGGCCGCTCGCTCAGCATCGTCTCCCGCTTGTCTGATCCCGAGGTGCACAAACTGCTTTCAGACGCCATTGTGGAAATGGTAAAAGGAGAAATTGAGCAGATTCGCGACTTCTTCAACTGGAAACAAAATCTTCGCCGCTATTTGCGCCGCATCAAACGCAAAACAGCCTTGCTCATTGCGGTCAGCTGCCAGTTGGGCGGCATGGTGAGCGGGGCGCCAGAGCGCCACGTTCGCGCCCTCTACCACTTCGGCTACAACGCAGGAATGGCGTTTCAAATTACAGACGACATTTTGGACTTCACCGGAACGGCTAAACAGCTCGGTAAACCGGCGGGAAGCGATTTGCGGCAGGGCAATGTGACGTTGCCGGTGCTGTACGCGTTAAACCGTGAAGAAGAGACGAAAAAAAGACAGATTCACGCCTTTCTGCAGTCGGAAGGAGAAGCGGTTCCCATCGACGACATGGTCAGACTGATCCGAAACAGCGAAGGAATTCGATTTGCGCAAGCGTTGGCGGATACGTACTTAAGCAAAGCCATCCACGCGTTAAATGAGCTCCCCCTGGGCAAGTACCGGGATTCACTGAAGCAAATTGCCCACTTTATTGGAGAGCGTTCTTACTGA
- the hemQ gene encoding hydrogen peroxide-dependent heme synthase produces the protein MSEPVQTLDGWYALHDFRLIDWKAWKQADPEERKQIVEEFLELTASFSAVEEARNGSYGQYSIVGHKADLLFIHMRPTVEELNQLEHQFNKTRFADFLTSPYSYFSVVELSGYLAKGDADPDSNPYLQKRLKPVLPKTNHVCFYPMNKKREGNDNWYMLSMDERREMMKSHGMIGRAYADTVTQIITGSVGLDDWEWGVTLFSDDPLQFKKLIYEMRFDEVSARYAEFGSFLVGNRLTEQKVKDMLQV, from the coding sequence GTGAGTGAACCGGTTCAAACCCTGGACGGCTGGTACGCGCTGCACGATTTTCGCCTGATCGACTGGAAAGCCTGGAAACAAGCCGATCCGGAAGAACGAAAACAGATCGTCGAGGAATTTCTAGAGCTGACGGCTTCTTTCTCTGCCGTTGAAGAGGCGCGGAACGGCAGCTACGGCCAATATTCGATTGTCGGCCACAAAGCAGACCTCCTGTTTATCCACATGCGGCCGACAGTGGAAGAATTAAACCAACTGGAGCATCAATTCAACAAAACGCGGTTCGCTGACTTTTTGACGTCGCCTTATTCATATTTTTCAGTGGTTGAGCTGAGTGGTTACTTAGCCAAAGGAGACGCCGACCCAGACAGCAACCCTTACTTGCAAAAGCGGTTGAAACCAGTACTGCCGAAAACGAACCACGTCTGTTTTTACCCGATGAACAAAAAAAGGGAAGGGAACGACAACTGGTACATGCTGTCGATGGACGAACGGCGGGAGATGATGAAAAGCCACGGCATGATCGGACGCGCCTATGCCGATACGGTCACACAAATTATTACGGGGTCTGTCGGATTGGACGACTGGGAGTGGGGTGTGACGCTGTTTTCCGACGATCCGCTGCAGTTCAAAAAACTCATTTACGAAATGCGCTTCGACGAAGTGAGTGCTCGGTATGCAGAGTTTGGCTCCTTCCTCGTCGGAAACAGGTTGACGGAACAAAAGGTGAAGGACATGCTGCAAGTGTGA
- the aroC gene encoding chorismate synthase, giving the protein MRYLTAGESHGPQLTVIIEGMPSNVPISIDAINEQLARRQKGYGRGNRMNIEKDEVHVYSGIRFGKTTGAPITLVIENKDWKRWKDVMSVEDNVDNKDKRRVSRPRPGHADLNGAIKYDHRDMRNVLERSSARETAARVAVGAVARQLLHHCGIDIAGHVVRIGSAGTVPTPDIPLEELRQRSEASPVRCIDKELEAKMIEVIDKAKAEGDSVGGVVEVIAEGVPVGLGSHVHWDRKLDARLARAVISVQAFKGVEFGIGFEAGEKMGSQVHDEIAWSEDRGYYRKTNRLGGFEGGMTSGAPIVVRGVMKPIPTLYKPLKSVDIDSKETFDASIERSDNCAVPAASVVVEGVVSWEIACVLCDKFSRDTLTDLLDDLAAYRRYAKEF; this is encoded by the coding sequence ATGCGTTATTTGACAGCAGGGGAATCTCACGGCCCGCAGCTGACAGTCATCATTGAGGGCATGCCGAGCAATGTGCCCATTTCCATCGACGCCATCAACGAACAGTTGGCAAGGCGCCAAAAGGGATACGGGCGCGGCAACCGCATGAACATCGAGAAAGACGAGGTACACGTCTATTCCGGCATACGGTTCGGGAAGACGACAGGCGCCCCCATTACCCTTGTGATAGAGAATAAGGACTGGAAACGCTGGAAAGACGTGATGAGTGTCGAAGATAACGTGGACAATAAAGACAAACGCCGCGTATCCCGGCCGCGGCCGGGACACGCCGATTTGAACGGGGCGATTAAGTACGATCACCGTGACATGCGAAACGTTTTGGAGCGCTCAAGCGCGAGAGAGACGGCGGCCCGCGTGGCGGTCGGTGCCGTCGCCCGGCAGCTGCTGCACCACTGCGGCATTGATATCGCCGGCCACGTCGTCCGCATCGGTTCAGCCGGGACCGTCCCGACACCCGACATCCCGCTAGAAGAGCTGCGTCAGCGATCGGAGGCTTCACCGGTCCGCTGCATTGACAAAGAGCTGGAAGCCAAAATGATAGAGGTTATCGACAAAGCGAAAGCAGAAGGGGATTCCGTCGGCGGCGTAGTCGAAGTGATTGCGGAGGGCGTGCCCGTCGGACTGGGGAGTCACGTTCACTGGGACCGCAAGCTGGACGCGCGGCTAGCGCGGGCTGTCATCAGCGTCCAGGCGTTTAAAGGGGTCGAATTCGGGATCGGTTTTGAAGCCGGGGAAAAAATGGGATCTCAAGTGCACGACGAAATTGCGTGGTCTGAAGACCGGGGCTATTACCGTAAAACGAATCGCCTCGGCGGCTTTGAAGGCGGGATGACTTCAGGTGCCCCCATCGTTGTCCGCGGCGTGATGAAGCCGATCCCGACATTGTACAAACCGCTCAAAAGTGTGGACATCGACAGCAAAGAAACATTTGACGCCAGCATCGAGCGTTCGGACAACTGTGCCGTCCCGGCTGCCAGCGTCGTCGTCGAAGGGGTTGTCTCCTGGGAAATTGCGTGTGTCCTCTGCGACAAATTCAGCCGAGACACGTTGACAGACTTGCTAGACGATTTGGCCGCTTACCGGCGGTACGCGAAGGAATTTTAG
- a CDS encoding CheR family methyltransferase encodes MDDYGQFVAQVYRKTGINLADYKEAQMKRRLTSFRDREQYASFHDMLEAFNRDPTLLERFLNRITIKVSEFFRNSERWQSLQKEVLPVLASNRAHLKCWSAACSTGEEPYTLAMILKEMGIPFELLATDIDRSVLERAKTGEYGPQAVRHVPRHFREQYFIPLEDNRFRVKAELKRGIRFFQHDLLQDAYPEGCHLIVCRNVMIYFTDEAKTRIYRAFSDSLVPGGVLFVGSTEQILRPADYGLAPLAPFMYQRVSS; translated from the coding sequence ATGGACGATTACGGGCAGTTTGTGGCACAAGTCTACCGCAAAACCGGCATCAACCTCGCCGATTACAAAGAAGCGCAAATGAAACGCCGGTTGACATCGTTCCGCGACCGGGAACAGTACGCCAGCTTTCACGACATGTTAGAGGCTTTTAATCGAGATCCGACGCTGTTGGAACGTTTCTTGAACCGGATTACCATTAAAGTTTCAGAGTTTTTTCGCAATTCTGAACGGTGGCAATCCTTGCAAAAAGAAGTGCTCCCGGTGCTCGCGTCGAACCGCGCCCATCTCAAGTGCTGGAGTGCTGCCTGTTCCACCGGGGAAGAGCCGTACACGTTGGCGATGATCTTAAAGGAGATGGGCATCCCATTCGAACTGTTGGCCACGGATATTGACAGGTCTGTGTTGGAACGGGCGAAAACAGGCGAGTACGGTCCCCAGGCGGTGCGGCACGTGCCCCGCCATTTTCGGGAACAGTACTTTATCCCTTTGGAGGATAACCGTTTTCGTGTGAAGGCGGAATTAAAGCGCGGAATCCGGTTTTTTCAGCACGATTTGCTGCAGGATGCGTATCCAGAAGGGTGTCACCTCATCGTCTGCCGCAACGTGATGATTTACTTTACCGACGAAGCGAAAACGCGCATATACCGCGCGTTCTCCGACAGTCTCGTCCCGGGAGGGGTGTTGTTTGTGGGCAGCACAGAACAAATCCTCAGGCCGGCGGACTACGGGTTAGCACCCCTCGCCCCTTTTATGTATCAGCGCGTCTCGTCGTAA
- the mobA gene encoding molybdenum cofactor guanylyltransferase, producing the protein MNRIVLTGVILAGGQNRRMGGRVKALLPFHGEPVIVRQIGRMKRICDQIIVVTRDRDLFSQTVGDSARIVEDRIPGKGPLSGMHAAFSELNSQDAWVVGCDMPFISDRAALLMWEQKQETGCDVVVPKIGGRIQPLHGIYDVRCTHHVTGLLQSGQYRVKELFNRVKWAAVEEGRFLQQKIDIRFVVNVNTPEEYEEALSLKVHS; encoded by the coding sequence ATGAACCGGATCGTGTTGACAGGTGTCATCCTGGCCGGAGGACAGAACCGGCGGATGGGCGGCCGCGTCAAAGCTTTGTTGCCTTTCCACGGGGAACCAGTTATCGTAAGGCAAATTGGGCGAATGAAACGAATCTGTGATCAGATCATCGTCGTCACCCGTGACCGAGACCTTTTCTCCCAGACTGTGGGAGATTCTGCACGAATCGTCGAAGACCGCATTCCAGGCAAAGGTCCCCTCAGCGGCATGCACGCGGCCTTCTCTGAGCTGAACAGCCAGGACGCGTGGGTGGTCGGCTGCGATATGCCTTTTATCAGTGACCGGGCTGCCCTTCTGATGTGGGAACAGAAGCAGGAAACCGGGTGTGACGTTGTCGTACCGAAAATCGGCGGTAGAATCCAACCTTTGCACGGGATTTATGACGTACGGTGCACACATCACGTAACGGGTCTTTTACAATCTGGTCAGTACCGGGTGAAAGAGCTGTTTAACCGGGTCAAGTGGGCGGCGGTAGAGGAAGGACGTTTTCTTCAGCAAAAGATCGACATCCGGTTTGTGGTGAACGTGAATACACCAGAGGAGTATGAAGAGGCTTTAAGCCTGAAGGTGCACAGTTAG
- a CDS encoding demethylmenaquinone methyltransferase, translating into MNRQPDHASKEQFVHQVFESIAPKYDRMNTLLSFRRHKAWRRFAMQKMNVQPGDDAIDVCCGTADWAISLAQASGSGQVIGLDFSDRMLAFGKTKVVNAGLDDQVTLVKGNAMQLPYPDNSFDHATIGFGLRNVPDIKHVISEMRRVVRPGGQVVSLELSKPTWPPFRAVYYAYFRKILPYLGKVFANRYEQYRWLPESLVTFPDYRELAELFRECGLTGVKVYPLAGGIAALHIGIKDQEEGREEDGGCG; encoded by the coding sequence ATGAACAGACAACCGGATCACGCGTCTAAAGAACAGTTCGTCCATCAAGTGTTCGAAAGTATTGCCCCGAAATACGATCGCATGAACACGCTGCTCAGTTTTCGCCGGCATAAAGCGTGGCGCCGTTTCGCGATGCAAAAAATGAACGTGCAACCAGGGGATGACGCCATTGACGTTTGCTGTGGAACGGCGGATTGGGCCATCAGTCTAGCTCAGGCGTCGGGCAGCGGACAGGTCATCGGTCTAGACTTCAGCGACCGAATGTTGGCCTTCGGGAAGACAAAAGTAGTGAATGCCGGACTCGACGATCAAGTCACACTCGTGAAAGGAAACGCGATGCAGCTCCCTTACCCTGACAATTCATTTGACCACGCGACAATCGGGTTCGGTCTGCGCAATGTCCCGGACATTAAGCACGTGATCAGTGAAATGAGACGGGTGGTGCGCCCTGGCGGACAAGTCGTCTCCCTCGAATTGTCAAAGCCGACGTGGCCCCCGTTTCGCGCAGTGTATTATGCTTATTTCCGGAAAATTCTTCCCTACCTGGGGAAGGTGTTTGCCAACCGGTATGAACAGTACCGCTGGCTGCCGGAATCGCTCGTGACCTTTCCGGATTACCGCGAGCTCGCCGAACTGTTTCGCGAATGTGGGTTGACCGGGGTGAAGGTATACCCCCTCGCCGGAGGCATTGCGGCGTTGCACATCGGGATCAAGGACCAGGAAGAAGGCAGAGAGGAAGACGGTGGTTGCGGTTGA